GCACTCTTGTCGCGTGCGGTGATTCCAACGATTCGGGATCGCTGACGGCAAGCGATGCGCTGTTCGCGCTGAGAACCGCCGTCGGCACGGCGACCTGCGATCTCGCGGTCTGCGACGTGAGCGGCAACGGAACAATTGCAGCATCCGATGCGCTGCTGATCCTCAAGAAGGCGGTCGGCGGGAATATCGAGCTGAGCTGCGGCTAGCTCGCCGGCCGCGTCGAGCGTTGATTCATGCGGCCCGACACCGCTCGTTTCGATGCCGCTACGGGCGATGGACTTGTTGTTGCGATGCGCAGCACGACGCCACACCGATCACTCTGAGCGCTGATGCGTCGGGACGAAACCTGGGTCACATTCCCCGCGGAATGTTCATGCACCAGCGACTACGGCAACCCGGCCGACTCGGTTCGCGCTCCACGACGGGCCACGGCGCCAAACGAGAAAGGGCGCTCATGCAATGCATGAGCGCCCTTCTGCTTTACGTCAGGCCGACGTACCGGCGTACCTTACGGGCCCGGTATCGTCGTCGATGTCGTGCTGGTCGTGGTCGTCGGCGGCGGGCACGCCGGGACACAGTTGCCGTATCCGCAGCACGTGTTGACGACGCAGCGCTCGCCGACGCCACAGTCGGTGCTTGCTGAGCACGCCGTGCCGCAAACGGCCTCATGCATGCATTCGCCACACGCGGTTTCCGCGGTCGGGAAGATGAAACAATCCCCCCCGCACGAAGCGAATCCGGGCCCACACGTCCCTACACAGCCGGCAGTGGTTGTCGTCGTGCTGGTCGTCGTCGTCGTGCTGGTGCTGGTCGTGGTGGTCGTGGTGGTCGTCGGGTTGCAGATGTTGGGACAATAGAAATCGCGGTCGGCGCATCCGTCGTTGTAGATGCACGAGAGCTGGTCGCAGAAGCAGTTCGTGCTCTCACCTCCGCACTGGCCGAAGCAGCTTCCCGGAGGAAGAGTCGTCGTGGTCGTGCCCTGCACGCACTGGTTGTTGTCGCAGAAGTTGCCGGGGCCGCAGTCGCCGCACTGGATCGGCGTGCCGCACCCGTTGTCGATTTCGCCACACTGGGCATTCAGGCTCGCGCAGTCCTGCTGCTCGCAGCACTTGCCGAATTTGTCGGTCGGCGTCTGGCGCAGGCAGAGCTTGCTCTGGCAGCTCTTGTGAACGTGACAGGTCGCGCCGTCCGGCTTGCCGCCGGCCTGGGCGACGCCTGAGGTCACAAAAACACCCACCGCAAGAATTACAGCTATCGAGATTTTCTTCATGGACCCCTCTTTGACGGCTCTACGATCCCTCAGGCCGCTGGGTCTTTTTTCGCACGCGTTCCCCAAGAGGACAAGGGGGGCGGGCCGCTTTCGTGCGGAATTCAAAGGATTTTCTTGGTCAGCGTCCCGGGAAAACCCGGCACGAAAGTCGTCGTCAGCCTTCGATATGACCGGCGACGACCGCCAGACCGGCCAGGTCATGCACGTCGTGGCGCTGCTCCGGCACGGCAATGACCGGCACATCGGCGGGAAGGTTGGCCTCGAACGCTTCGCGCCGTACGGCCTGGGCAAGGGCCTGGACGAGAAACCCCTCGAGTGTATCGATCATCCACCCGGCGACGTCCGGGGCGAACCCGGCATCGAGCAGCGCGTTGCGAAGACGCTCGCAGCGGCCGCGGCGGCCGCCTTGGGGCTCCGCGCCCAGACCGTCGGCCGGGCCACACTCCTCCAGGCCGGCGAGGGTCTTGATCTCCTCCGGCTCGTCGAGGCCTTCCCCGCCATGCACCCGGTTCATCACGACGCCGCGCAGGCGGACGCCCAGCTCCTGCATGCGGGCAACAAGGCCCTCGGCATCCTCGAGCACCTGTTCGTCCGGCCCGGTGACCAGCACGAAGGCTGTCGACGGCGCCTGCAGCAGCTCGCGGACCTTGCGGCTGCGGGCAGTCACGCCGTCGACCAGGGTTTCGATTGCTGCGAAGAACGCCGCGATCTCGGTCAGCGTCTGCAGGCCGGTCGCTTCCTCTACTTTTTCGAACACGAAGCGCGCGCCGCGGCTCGCGGTCTTCCAGGCCATCCATCCGGCCGATGCGGGGCGCGCCAGCCAGCCGAGCACGCTGCGGTCGAAGAAATCCTCGAGCCGGCGCGGCGCCTCGAGGAAATCGAGCGCGTGGCGCGACGGCGGCGTGTCGAGCACGATCAGGTCGTACTCGCCGGTCTCTTCGATCCGGCAAAGCTCTTCGATCGCCATGTATTCGGTCGAGCCGGCGAACGAGCGCGACAGGTTCTGGTAGAACGGATTCGCAAGAATCGTCTCGCGCACCTCAGCGGTCGGCGAATGGCGCGCAATGAACTGGTCCCACGCGCTGGTCTGATCGAGCATGCCGGCCGACAGCGAAGCCTTTGGATGAAGCCCGGCCTCTTCGAAACGCGTGGCATCGATCTGTTCGCCGCCGGTTCTCAGATCCCCGACGCCGAGCGACTGCGCGAGGCGGCGCGCCGGATCGATCGTCAGCACCATCGAGCGCCGGCCCTCGAGCGCGCCGCGGAGCGCGAGCGCTGCGGCAATGGTGGTCTTGCCGACGCCGCCGCTGCCGACGCAGACGACGATGCGGCTGCCCGTGAGGAGCTCTGCGAACGTCACTTTTCGACTCCTGCGGCGTCCGGCGCGGTGGGCGAATCGTCCGGCAGCATCGCGGCCAGCTGCCCGGCTTCGGCGCGACCAAACTCCTCGGTGGCAATGAGCGGCAGCCGGAATGCCGGAAGTCCGGTCTCGGCTTCGATGCGTGCAATCGCAGCCGACTGCACTCCCTGCCATTCGATCGCCGCATCGACCGCCTGCCGCAGCAGGTCGCGCAGCGCATCGCGTCCATTCGCGGGCGGCGGCAATCGATCGAGCCTCGCCAGAGCGTCGTGCGCACCGTCCGGAACCGCATCCCTCGTGCGATTCATGAACAGCGTCCCGATCGGCAGGTGCAGCGAATCGCGAAGGCGCGCAACGATCGAGCACGCTTCGGTAACGGGCATTTCTTCGGGAGTGGCAACGACGTGCACGCACGTGCGCGACGGGTCGGCGAGCATCGACTGCACGCGCGCTGCCTCACGGTGCACGAGCCCGCTGCGGAACGTTGCCGTCGCAGCAGCAGGCATCTGCAGATACTGAAGACTGTGTCCCGATGCGCCCGCATCGACGAAGATGCGCTGCCAGACCGGCTCGCCGTCGGCCATCCGCCGATTGGATTCGTACCAGACCTTGCCGACGGTCATCAACTCCTTCAGGCCGGGCGCACCGTCGACGAACACGCGGTAAAGGCGGCTCTGGAATACCAGTGCGAGCACGCGCTTGATCGGCACGACCATGCGAAGATATTCCGCGAGGGCCTCGTCTCCGGCGAGCGCGAGCAGCGTAAGGCGCGGCGCGAGGATCGACAGCTGTCCGGTCGCAAGGCTTTCCTGGTTGAACAGGCGCGCGACGCCGCCTGCACCTCCGAACTCGACGACGAGCGTGCGAAGGCCGCGAGACGCAGCACGAAGCGCAAGCGCAGCCGTCACGGTGGACTTGCCCACACCGCCCTTGCCGACCACGAACTGAAGAGGCACGTCCATCGCTCGGGCGAGCGTGCCCGCCACATCTCGCGTTGGCAATCCGGCACCGCTCGTTCAGACTCGTCCGGGATGTCGCGCGTTTTTTCGCCGCCTGCGTACGTTTGCGCAATTGCGCTCGCGGCGATGTCCATCGTCACAGCATGCGATCGCCCCCGGCAAGCCGGCGAGGCTCGACCGGCCGCTCGTGCGCCGCTCGTCGTGCTCGGCCTCGATGCGGGAACGTGGGATCTTCTCGATCCGTGGATCGAGCGCGGGCTGCTGCCGAATCTCGCGCGCCTGCGCGACGGCGGAGCACACGGCGTGCTTCGCTCCACGCAGCCGAGCAATTCTCCGGTGATCTGGACGTCGATCGCCACCGGCAAGGTCCCGGAAAAAACCGGCATCACGTGGTTCGTGCGTTTTCCGAACGGACCGGGAAAGCCGGTTCCCGTCGACCGGCGCGAGCTCAAGACGAGCACGCTCTGGAACATGATGGGCCGCGAGCGCATCGATGTCGCGGTGCTCGGCTGGTACGTCACGTGGCCCGCCGAGCACGTCAACGGCCGGCTGCTCACCGACCTCGCGCATTTCGGCAACATCGAAGCATCGCGCTGGCCGCCGAGTTATCTGTGGGAGCTGCCGCCGGTGTCGGAGAAAGACGCCATCGCGGCAATGCCGCGCTTCATGAACTTCGCCTACGACCCTGCAAAGGCCGTCAAGAAGGAGGGCGAGAAGCCGTCGCTCGATTATCTCGTCTACGACCGTTTCGTGCGCGCGTGGAGTCGCGATCGCTACTACCTCGAGGCGGCCAACCGGACGCTCTCCGACGGCCCGCTTCCGGAAGCCTTTTTCCTCTATCTGCGCGGCACCGACGACGTCCAGCACGGGTTCTGGAAGTTCATGGATCCGGCGGCATTCGCTCCCCGCCCCGGGCCGAACGGCAAACAGCTCGGAGGCACCACCGAGGTTCCACCGGAGGACGTCGCTGCATTCGGCAAAGTGATCGAGCGCTACTGGCAGTGGATCGACGAGGAAGTCGGAAAGCTTCTCGCGCACTACGCGAAAAGTCCGCCGCTGGTCATCGTGTGCTCCGACCATGGCGCCGGACCGGCGGTCGGCGACTACCAGGTCGAGGTGCCCGAGTACCTGCATCTTTCCGGGTCGCATCGCATCGACGGCATCGTCGTCGCGAGCGGGCCGGGCATTCGAAAGGGCCAGGCGATCGAAGGCGCGACGATCTACGACATCGCACCGACGATCCTTCATGCGATGGGCCTGCCGATCGGCAAAGACATGGACGGCCGCGTGCTGAACGACATGTTCGACGGGGAGCTTGCCGCGCGTCCCGATCGCATCATCGACACGTGGGATACCGCCGGAACGGGGGCCGGTGCATCGCCCGAGCTCCCTGCCGACGTCGACCAGAAGATGCTCGAGCACCTGCGCTCGCTCGGCTACATCGGGCAGTGAGTCGGGCGGGGTCTCTGCAGGCTTCGACTTGCCCCCGCGACCGGCGACGATACGCTCGGACCATGTCTTCACTACGAAGTGCCGGAAATGCTCGAAACGCCGGAAATGCTTTCGAGCGGGCGGGGCGCGGCCTTCGCAGCCTGCGGCCGGCGACCGCCGCCCTCGCCGTCCTCTGGACACTCGCAGCAGCCGACATCATCGCGATGACCGGATGCGGCGCGGGGCCGACCATTCCCGAAGGCGACCTCTACCGCGAAGCATCGCTGGCTCTCGAAGACGAGAGCTACACGACCGCGATCAGCAGCTACAAGAAGCTCCTCGAGGAATACCCGTTCTCGGACAAGGCCGAGATCGCAGCGATCAACATCGCGCTCGCGCACTACCTCAACGACGAGTTCAGCGAAGCGATCGTCGCGTTCAACGATTTCGAGCGGCTCTATCCGGTGAGCCCGCTGCTTCCGTTCGTAAGCTATACGATCGGCATGTGCTGGCTCGACCAGGCGCGCGACGGCGAGCGCGATCCGACGCCGTCGGAAGAAGCGCTGCGCCAGTTCCAGAAAGTCGCTGGCGAATTCCCGAACACGATCTATGCCGACCTGTCCGTCTTCCGCGAGCAGGAGGCGCGCGAGAACCTCGCCGCGCACGAGCTCGTCGTCGGCGACTACTATCGCCAGCGCAAGCGATTCGACGCGGCGATCGGCCGCTACAAGTTCGTCGTCAGCGAATATCCGACGACCGAAAACGCCGGGCGCGCGGCTGCGCGGTTGAAAGATCTCGAAGTCGAAATCGCGTCGTCGAGCAAACCGGACAAGCCCGATCGGCCCGGCGATGCGACGACACCGACGACGTCGACGCCGTCGACTGCCCCGCTCCCGCCCGCTCCTGTCACCGGAAACGCATCCCCCGCATCCGGCACCCCGCCGGCCACCACCGGAACCCCTGGCGCCGCGGGCCAGACCGCAACTTATTAAATGGGGACAGGTACAATTTCGTAAGTCAGCGAAATCGTACGGTTCAGATTTTACGGTCGCGGCTCGGGCTCCAGCAGCCGCGATTGCAACGCGGCCACAGTCGCCGGACTCACTCCCGTCCATTCCAGATAGGCTTCGGCCGAGCCCCAACGCGCGTCCATGTCGGCGAGCATCTTGCGCATGCGCTCGGCCGGACTGCCGCAAAGATACAGAACGAGCTCGGTATCGAAGCCTTCGCTTTCCATCATCGCACGCGTCGATTCGACGAACGGCGCGAGGTAGCGCTCGGAGATCGCGTAGTCGGCGACGATGACTTCGTCGTCCACGCCGAGCACGCGCAGAAGCACCGCCGCGACTACACCGGTGCGGTCCTTGCCGCCCGTGCAATGAAAGACGGTGGCCGGGGCATCGGGCGCCGCGAGATGCTCGAAGATCTCGCGAATGACCGGCGCGCCTTCCTGCAGCATCTCGAGATAACGGCTCTGCAGATCGACCTTCTCCCAGTCGATGCGCGAGTCGGTGATGCTGAGCGAGACGCGCACCAGCGGCGTGTGACGATGACGGTCGGAAGCGGCCGCAAAGTCGCCGGCGCCATGATGGGTCAGCTCGAGGTCGCTGCGCAGATCGTAGATGCGGCCGATCGCGAACGTCTCGAGAACCTCTGCATCGGCCGCGGTCAGGTTCGTGAGGCGATCCGAACGGAAGACCAGGCCCGGGCGAATCCGCCGACCATCCTTGCCCTCGAGCCCGCCGAGGTCACGGAAGTTGTAGGCCCCTTCGAGGGGAATGCGGGTGCTGGTCACTGCGGGAATGTTCCATGGACGCGGGGGCATCACCAAAAGACGGCGCGGCCGTTCTGCGGTTGACCACACGTCCCCTGCCCGCTATACCCACCTCACCTTATTCAGAGTGGCGGAGGGAAGGGCCCTGCGATGCCACAGCAACCGGCCAGTCGAAAGACTTGGTGCTGGTGCTAAGTCCCTCACTCCCGGATTGTCCGAGGAGTGGAAGATAAGGTCGAGACTGCCTTCTCTCGCGGCACCTCTTCCTTGTCATGCAGACGGAAGGGGTTTTTTTGTACCCGACGCTCGAAAAGCAGCACGAAAGCTCCCGGGAACGCCCTCGCGTTCTCGTCGTCGGCGCCGGTGCGCTCGGCTGCGCGGCGGCACGCACGCTCGCGCAGGACGGCTCGGTTGCGATCACCCTCGTCGATTTCGACGACGTCGAGCTTTCGAATCTGCAGCGCCAGGTCCTCTACAACGACGAAGATCTCGGCCGCTCCAAAGTCGCCGCGGCCGCTGCGCGGCTCGCCGAAGAGTTCGGCGTCACCATCGAGACGGTCCATGCACGCTTCGATGACGAAAACGGCGCGGCGCTCGTCGCCGGCGCCGATCTCGTGATCGATGCGACCGACGATCCCGCAACCAAATTCCTGATCGCACGCCTGTCGTCCGCAAGCAGAGCGCCGTCGGTCTATGCCGGCGTCGCCCGCACCGGCGGCCAGTGGATGCTCGTCGTGCCCGGAAAATCCGCGTGCCTGGAATGCGTTTTCCCGAAGCGGGCGTTTGAATCCCAGAATGCCGAAGGCTGCGCCGCGCTCGGCATCCTCGCACCGGTCGCGGGATTTGTCGGCGCAATGCAGGCGATCACTGCCCTCGCCTTCCTTCACGACCCGGCCAGCGTGGTGGCGGGAAGGCTTCACCTTTACGAGCTGACCGGCGCGCGCTCGCGGCACATCGATTTTCCGATCGACGATGCGTGCGGATGCCGCGCTGCGAGAAGCAAAATTTTACCAGGAACACTCGCCGCAGACGCGGCGTTGGAACTACGTTTCGAGGAGACCAGATCATGAGCTTTACAACCGGACTGAAGTGCCGCGAGTGCGGCGAAGCCTATCCGTGGAGCCCGCTGCACGTCTGCGAGCTGTGTTTCGGACCGCTCGAGGTGCAGTACGACTACACCGCGATCTCCAAGGTACTGACCCGCGAGCTGGTCGAGTCGCGTCCGCGCAACCTGTGGCGCTACCGTGAGCTGCTGCCGTGCAGCGACGATCCGCAGGTGGGCCTTTATTCGGGCTTCACGCCGCTCGTCAAAGCCGACCGGCTCGCCAAGGTGCTTGGTGTAAAGGAGCTCTGGGTCAAGGACGACTCGTGCAACCATCCGACCTTCTCGTACAAGGATCGCGTGGTGTCGGTCGCGATCAGCGCGGCGATCGAGTTCGGATTCGATACGGTTTCGTGCGCGTCGACCGGCAACCTTGCGAACTCGGTTTCCGCGCACGCCGCCCGCGCCGGGCTTCGATGCTTCATCTTTATCCCGAACAATCTCGAGCGCGGCAAGGTCATCGGTTCGACGATCTATGATCCGACCGCGGTCGCAATCTCGGGCAACTACGACGACGTCAATCGGCTGTGTACGGAAATCGCGGACAAGTACGGCTGGGCATTCGTCAACATCAACCTGCGTCCGTTCTACACCGAAGGCGCAAAGACTTACGGCTTCGAGGTGGCCGAGCAGCTCGGCTGGAAGCTGCCGCAGAACATCGTCGTGCCGACCGCCGGCGGAACGATTCTCCCGAAGATCGCCAAGGCATTCGAAGAGCTCGTCGACGTCGGCCTCGTCGAGGATACGCCGTCGAAGATCTACTCGGCGCAGGCTGCCGGCTGCGCGCCGGTCGTCAACGCGATCCGTCGCGGCGGCGACCTGATCGAGCCCGTCAAACCGCAGACGATCGCCAAGTCGATCGCGATCGGAAATCCCGCCGACGGCTACTACGTGCTCGGCGCCGTACGCAAGAGCGGCGGCTGGGGCGAAGCCGTGACCGATGCGGAAATCGTCGACGGCATCCGCCTGCTCGCGCGCACCGAAGGCATCTTCACCGAGCCGGCCGGCGGAACCACGGTGGCCGTCACGAAGAAGCTGATCGAGCTCGGCCGCATTCCACGCGACGAGTCGATCGTGATCTGCGTGACGGGCAACGGCTACAAGACCATCGAAGCGGTCACCGATGCGGTGCCGGTGCCGCACGAGATCAGCGCGCGGCTCGAGGACTTCGACACGCTCTACGAAGGGCTGCAGCAGAAACCGGCCGCGCGTCAGATCGCCTGAGACGACGTACCATCAGCAAACAGGAGAACGAGAAATGTCTGTTCGAGTAAGAATCCCGACACCCCTTCGCAAATACACCGGCGGCAAGGATGCCGTTCCGGCCGACGGCGCAACCATTGCCGCCGTGCTCGACGATCTCGAGCGCACCTGCCCCGGCCTGAAGGAGCGCATCTGCGACGCCGACGGTGCCGTGCGCCGCTTCGTGAACCTGTACGTCAACGGCGACGACATCCGTTTCCTCGACAACACCGGCTCGCCGGTAAAAGACGGCGACGAAGTCAGCATCGTTCCGGCGATTGCCGGCGGCGTGACGCCCGCAGGAAAATGAGCGCTGCCACGCCGCACCGACCGGCGCGGCTCGCGACGACCGAAGATCGCCTTCGCATCGTCGACCTGATCGGCAACACGCCGATGGTCGAGCTGCGCTGTCTCGGTGACAAGCTCGCCCCCGGTGTGAAGCTCTACGGCAAGATCGAGGGCGCCAATCCGAGCGGCTCGGTCAAGGCGCGCGCCGCATGGAACATGGTCCGCAAGGGCCTCGATTCGGGCGAGCTTCGCGCCGGCAAGACGATCCTCGATTCGACGTCGGGCAACACCGGCATCGCGCTCGCGATGATCGGCGCAGCGCTTGGCTATCCGGTGCGGCTCGTGATGCCGGAGAACGTCTCGCGCGAAAGAAAGCGCGTGCTCGCGGCCTATGGCGCGGAGATCGTGTTCTCGAATCCGCTCGAAGGCTCGGACGGCGCGATCCTGCTCGCGCGCGACATCTATGCCGAAGATCCGGAGCGATACTTCAAGCCGGACCAGTACAACAACGAAGCGAACTCCGAGGCGCACTACCGTACGACCGGACCCGAGATCTGGCAGCAGACGGGCGGCCGCATCACGCACCTGCTGGCCACGATCGGTACCGGCGGCACGGTGATGGGCACCGGCCGCTACCTCAAGGAACAGAATCCGCACGTCCAGATCGTCGCCGTCGAGCCCGACGATGCGTTCCACGGAATCGAAGGTCTCAAGCACATGGAGTCGTCGATCGTTCCGGGGATCTGGCATCCGGAAAAAGTCGACCGCATCGTCGGCGTCGCCACCGACGCCGCGTACGACATGGTCTATCGCCTCGCGGCCGACGACGGACTGCTGGGCGGCCAGTCGTGCGGCGCGGCCGTCGTCGGCGCGCTCCAGGTCGCACGAGATCTTCCGGCGAATGCCGATGCGTGCATCGTCGCGATTCTTCCGGACCTTGGCGACCGTTATCTGTCCACCAATCTGTGGCTCGGCTGGCGCGACCGGCACCAGCTTGCCGCTGCGCAAGATCCACAGCCCGCGAGGGCGAGGATCGAATAGGAATCCCTCATGGCCATCCAGCGTTTCTACCTCACGTACAGCCAGGAAAAGATCAAGGAGCCGATCATCTACTCGGTCGGAAAGAAGTTCCGCGTGATCACCAACATCCGCACCGCATCGGTGTCGGACCACATCGGGATCGTCGGTCTCGAGCTCGACGGCGATCAGGACGAGATCGATTCGGCCGTAAAATGGATCGCCGACCAGGGCGTCAAGGTCGAGCCGATCGAGAAGAACGTCATCGAGTAACACCGTGCTCGACGACGATGCGATAGCGCGCTACGCGCGCCAGATCGTCATTCCCGCCGTCGGCGCCGCGGGACAGGAGAAGCTTCTCGCGTCGACGGTACTGGTGGTGGGAAACCCGCGGGGCTGCGCGCAGGCCGCGCTCTATCTGCGCGC
The genomic region above belongs to Candidatus Limnocylindrales bacterium and contains:
- a CDS encoding threonine synthase, translated to MSFTTGLKCRECGEAYPWSPLHVCELCFGPLEVQYDYTAISKVLTRELVESRPRNLWRYRELLPCSDDPQVGLYSGFTPLVKADRLAKVLGVKELWVKDDSCNHPTFSYKDRVVSVAISAAIEFGFDTVSCASTGNLANSVSAHAARAGLRCFIFIPNNLERGKVIGSTIYDPTAVAISGNYDDVNRLCTEIADKYGWAFVNINLRPFYTEGAKTYGFEVAEQLGWKLPQNIVVPTAGGTILPKIAKAFEELVDVGLVEDTPSKIYSAQAAGCAPVVNAIRRGGDLIEPVKPQTIAKSIAIGNPADGYYVLGAVRKSGGWGEAVTDAEIVDGIRLLARTEGIFTEPAGGTTVAVTKKLIELGRIPRDESIVICVTGNGYKTIEAVTDAVPVPHEISARLEDFDTLYEGLQQKPAARQIA
- a CDS encoding ThiF family adenylyltransferase, which encodes MYPTLEKQHESSRERPRVLVVGAGALGCAAARTLAQDGSVAITLVDFDDVELSNLQRQVLYNDEDLGRSKVAAAAARLAEEFGVTIETVHARFDDENGAALVAGADLVIDATDDPATKFLIARLSSASRAPSVYAGVARTGGQWMLVVPGKSACLECVFPKRAFESQNAEGCAALGILAPVAGFVGAMQAITALAFLHDPASVVAGRLHLYELTGARSRHIDFPIDDACGCRAARSKILPGTLAADAALELRFEETRS
- a CDS encoding ubiquitin-like small modifier protein 1; the encoded protein is MSVRVRIPTPLRKYTGGKDAVPADGATIAAVLDDLERTCPGLKERICDADGAVRRFVNLYVNGDDIRFLDNTGSPVKDGDEVSIVPAIAGGVTPAGK
- a CDS encoding tyrosine-protein phosphatase — encoded protein: MTSTRIPLEGAYNFRDLGGLEGKDGRRIRPGLVFRSDRLTNLTAADAEVLETFAIGRIYDLRSDLELTHHGAGDFAAASDRHRHTPLVRVSLSITDSRIDWEKVDLQSRYLEMLQEGAPVIREIFEHLAAPDAPATVFHCTGGKDRTGVVAAVLLRVLGVDDEVIVADYAISERYLAPFVESTRAMMESEGFDTELVLYLCGSPAERMRKMLADMDARWGSAEAYLEWTGVSPATVAALQSRLLEPEPRP
- a CDS encoding alkaline phosphatase family protein, whose amino-acid sequence is MSIVTACDRPRQAGEARPAARAPLVVLGLDAGTWDLLDPWIERGLLPNLARLRDGGAHGVLRSTQPSNSPVIWTSIATGKVPEKTGITWFVRFPNGPGKPVPVDRRELKTSTLWNMMGRERIDVAVLGWYVTWPAEHVNGRLLTDLAHFGNIEASRWPPSYLWELPPVSEKDAIAAMPRFMNFAYDPAKAVKKEGEKPSLDYLVYDRFVRAWSRDRYYLEAANRTLSDGPLPEAFFLYLRGTDDVQHGFWKFMDPAAFAPRPGPNGKQLGGTTEVPPEDVAAFGKVIERYWQWIDEEVGKLLAHYAKSPPLVIVCSDHGAGPAVGDYQVEVPEYLHLSGSHRIDGIVVASGPGIRKGQAIEGATIYDIAPTILHAMGLPIGKDMDGRVLNDMFDGELAARPDRIIDTWDTAGTGAGASPELPADVDQKMLEHLRSLGYIGQ
- the bamD gene encoding outer membrane protein assembly factor BamD is translated as MSSLRSAGNARNAGNAFERAGRGLRSLRPATAALAVLWTLAAADIIAMTGCGAGPTIPEGDLYREASLALEDESYTTAISSYKKLLEEYPFSDKAEIAAINIALAHYLNDEFSEAIVAFNDFERLYPVSPLLPFVSYTIGMCWLDQARDGERDPTPSEEALRQFQKVAGEFPNTIYADLSVFREQEARENLAAHELVVGDYYRQRKRFDAAIGRYKFVVSEYPTTENAGRAAARLKDLEVEIASSSKPDKPDRPGDATTPTTSTPSTAPLPPAPVTGNASPASGTPPATTGTPGAAGQTATY
- a CDS encoding cysteine synthase → MSAATPHRPARLATTEDRLRIVDLIGNTPMVELRCLGDKLAPGVKLYGKIEGANPSGSVKARAAWNMVRKGLDSGELRAGKTILDSTSGNTGIALAMIGAALGYPVRLVMPENVSRERKRVLAAYGAEIVFSNPLEGSDGAILLARDIYAEDPERYFKPDQYNNEANSEAHYRTTGPEIWQQTGGRITHLLATIGTGGTVMGTGRYLKEQNPHVQIVAVEPDDAFHGIEGLKHMESSIVPGIWHPEKVDRIVGVATDAAYDMVYRLAADDGLLGGQSCGAAVVGALQVARDLPANADACIVAILPDLGDRYLSTNLWLGWRDRHQLAAAQDPQPARARIE
- a CDS encoding NIL domain-containing protein translates to MAIQRFYLTYSQEKIKEPIIYSVGKKFRVITNIRTASVSDHIGIVGLELDGDQDEIDSAVKWIADQGVKVEPIEKNVIE
- a CDS encoding ArsA-related P-loop ATPase gives rise to the protein MPTRDVAGTLARAMDVPLQFVVGKGGVGKSTVTAALALRAASRGLRTLVVEFGGAGGVARLFNQESLATGQLSILAPRLTLLALAGDEALAEYLRMVVPIKRVLALVFQSRLYRVFVDGAPGLKELMTVGKVWYESNRRMADGEPVWQRIFVDAGASGHSLQYLQMPAAATATFRSGLVHREAARVQSMLADPSRTCVHVVATPEEMPVTEACSIVARLRDSLHLPIGTLFMNRTRDAVPDGAHDALARLDRLPPPANGRDALRDLLRQAVDAAIEWQGVQSAAIARIEAETGLPAFRLPLIATEEFGRAEAGQLAAMLPDDSPTAPDAAGVEK
- a CDS encoding ArsA-related P-loop ATPase, with amino-acid sequence MTFAELLTGSRIVVCVGSGGVGKTTIAAALALRGALEGRRSMVLTIDPARRLAQSLGVGDLRTGGEQIDATRFEEAGLHPKASLSAGMLDQTSAWDQFIARHSPTAEVRETILANPFYQNLSRSFAGSTEYMAIEELCRIEETGEYDLIVLDTPPSRHALDFLEAPRRLEDFFDRSVLGWLARPASAGWMAWKTASRGARFVFEKVEEATGLQTLTEIAAFFAAIETLVDGVTARSRKVRELLQAPSTAFVLVTGPDEQVLEDAEGLVARMQELGVRLRGVVMNRVHGGEGLDEPEEIKTLAGLEECGPADGLGAEPQGGRRGRCERLRNALLDAGFAPDVAGWMIDTLEGFLVQALAQAVRREAFEANLPADVPVIAVPEQRHDVHDLAGLAVVAGHIEG